One segment of Gemmatimonadota bacterium DNA contains the following:
- the dapB gene encoding 4-hydroxy-tetrahydrodipicolinate reductase codes for MIKVGICGIAGRMGQRISHLTLEAEGLDLGGGVEFPGHPVIGKDIGEVIGVPPKGISVVDTVEAMTDNVDVITAFTAPPDPTVVAAEIAGRAGVPMVIGTTGLSPDQVETMTHALKDVACVFAPNFSVGVTVLVQLVEEAARILAGDYDAEIVEAHHRFKTDAPSGTAYALAEAAARGLNRNLQEVGVYGRYGDTGARTREEIGVHAIRAGDIVGEHTVMFGGIGETIELAHRAQSRDTFASGVIRAIPFAVGADPGMYDMRDVLGLR; via the coding sequence ATGATTAAGGTGGGTATTTGTGGTATTGCCGGGCGGATGGGACAGCGAATTTCTCATCTGACCCTCGAAGCCGAAGGACTGGATTTGGGCGGTGGCGTCGAGTTTCCTGGTCATCCCGTAATTGGAAAAGACATTGGCGAAGTCATAGGCGTTCCTCCCAAAGGTATATCAGTAGTAGATACGGTCGAAGCGATGACGGACAATGTCGATGTGATCACGGCATTCACCGCACCCCCTGACCCGACAGTTGTCGCAGCAGAAATAGCTGGACGCGCCGGCGTACCGATGGTCATTGGAACAACGGGCCTGTCGCCCGATCAGGTAGAGACCATGACACATGCCCTGAAAGACGTCGCCTGTGTATTCGCGCCCAATTTCAGTGTAGGTGTAACAGTATTAGTCCAACTCGTCGAAGAAGCCGCACGCATTCTGGCCGGCGATTACGATGCGGAAATCGTCGAAGCGCACCATCGATTTAAAACCGATGCACCATCGGGAACGGCTTACGCACTGGCCGAAGCCGCGGCAAGGGGATTGAATCGCAATTTGCAAGAGGTGGGCGTATATGGTCGCTACGGCGATACGGGCGCGCGGACACGCGAAGAAATCGGCGTACACGCTATTCGCGCTGGTGATATTGTCGGCGAACACACGGTCATGTTTGGTGGCATTGGAGAAACCATCGAACTCGCCCATCGCGCACAAAGCCGCGATACATTCGCCTCCGGCGTGATTCGGGCCATCCCCTTTGCCGTTGGAGCCGATCCGGGGATGTATGACATGCGCGATGTATTGGGACTGAGGTAA
- a CDS encoding Ldh family oxidoreductase encodes MNIKVENLRALCQSILTDRGLDATDAHIVTDILIEAELRGRPTHGMIRLPGIAERVSQGTQSSMVVKKDAPAYALIDGRDNLGYLVAHRCARAAIEKAKQSGVGVVGARDTSHSGMLGYYASMIADAGLIGQVMCNTGPRIVPWGGQQPVLGTNPIAAGFPTAEGQVLVDFSCAAITNGEILMALKDGKEIPAGRALGPDGKPTTDPEQARTGGALPFGEHKGYALSVMIQLFSGVLLNAAPVPEMGKNYGIFMLAIDPSIFLGMNIFQSGVSEVIHTIKNSMPAEGVTEILIPGERAFRERTMRIQSGVDIDDELMEELQQLL; translated from the coding sequence ATGAACATCAAAGTCGAAAATTTGCGTGCGTTGTGCCAGTCTATCCTGACCGATCGCGGACTCGACGCAACTGACGCGCATATTGTAACAGATATTTTGATCGAAGCCGAATTGCGCGGACGCCCAACACATGGGATGATCCGCCTGCCCGGCATTGCCGAGCGCGTATCGCAAGGTACTCAATCCTCCATGGTCGTGAAAAAAGACGCGCCAGCTTATGCCCTCATCGATGGACGGGATAATCTGGGCTATCTGGTAGCACATCGGTGTGCACGTGCCGCGATAGAAAAAGCAAAACAGAGTGGGGTAGGCGTTGTGGGCGCGCGCGATACCAGCCACAGTGGGATGCTGGGATATTACGCCTCTATGATAGCCGATGCGGGCCTGATAGGACAGGTTATGTGCAATACAGGCCCGCGTATTGTCCCCTGGGGCGGGCAGCAGCCTGTGCTTGGAACAAATCCCATCGCTGCGGGATTTCCCACAGCAGAGGGCCAGGTACTGGTCGATTTTTCGTGCGCGGCAATCACCAATGGCGAAATTTTGATGGCACTCAAAGACGGCAAAGAGATTCCCGCAGGACGCGCACTGGGACCAGATGGCAAGCCGACAACCGATCCCGAGCAAGCGCGCACAGGCGGCGCATTGCCCTTTGGCGAACACAAAGGATACGCTTTAAGTGTAATGATTCAACTCTTCTCTGGTGTATTGCTCAATGCTGCACCCGTACCTGAAATGGGAAAAAACTACGGGATTTTCATGCTGGCCATTGATCCCTCAATTTTTTTGGGAATGAACATTTTTCAATCGGGCGTTAGCGAAGTCATCCACACCATTAAAAATTCAATGCCCGCAGAAGGCGTAACCGAAATTTTGATCCCGGGCGAACGCGCCTTTAGAGAACGCACGATGCGGATACAGTCGGGTGTGGATATCGACGATGAATTAATGGAAGAACTCCAGCAATTGTTATAG
- a CDS encoding pitrilysin family protein, with amino-acid sequence MSEPQIYTLDNGIRVVVEPMPGAQSVVVAFRFTFGAKDDPNDRLGITRIAEDVLFKGTPRHDARAIFDAFDGLGIRRSSSTSVEYTSFLAQVLPDKFKPALELYAELFRSASFPSDQVEIAKTITLEELKRMEDNPIQQAMYMAYKAGLGSPMGRIPLGEPDTVSAIVPAGVRRHWDAHCRPGHLLIGVAGGLDAETVIETVGDVFGGWAGEAPDSGEPHPISVADRSVHHEKPSEQAHICLLSCGVPRGHDLYYAGQLAIAILSGGGSSRLFTEVREKRGLAYSVSAFYQAYRGGGLMAVYAGTTADRAQETLDVCQSELARLRRDVTAEELVRAKTVLKGRLFTIGDLPEGRAGGIIEDLFLEGRVRTIDEIAAGIDAVTLDQIPQYIETFSSTPGTLLVLGPRPLDS; translated from the coding sequence ATGTCCGAGCCACAAATTTATACCCTCGACAACGGCATTCGCGTGGTTGTCGAACCCATGCCCGGTGCGCAATCGGTTGTTGTTGCGTTCCGTTTTACTTTTGGCGCAAAAGACGATCCCAACGACAGATTGGGCATTACGCGCATTGCAGAAGATGTTCTTTTTAAGGGTACGCCCAGGCACGACGCACGCGCCATATTTGACGCTTTTGACGGTCTTGGGATAAGGCGCAGTTCCTCGACTTCCGTCGAATACACCTCTTTTCTCGCGCAAGTCCTGCCCGACAAATTCAAACCCGCACTTGAACTTTATGCCGAACTTTTTCGCAGTGCGTCTTTTCCCAGTGACCAGGTCGAGATTGCCAAGACCATCACGCTTGAGGAACTCAAACGCATGGAGGACAACCCCATACAACAGGCCATGTATATGGCTTATAAGGCGGGGCTTGGTTCACCTATGGGCAGGATTCCTCTTGGAGAACCCGATACAGTGTCGGCTATTGTACCTGCAGGCGTTCGCCGCCATTGGGATGCACATTGCAGGCCAGGTCATTTGCTTATCGGGGTTGCAGGCGGTCTGGATGCGGAAACTGTAATCGAGACTGTTGGCGATGTTTTTGGCGGATGGGCAGGCGAAGCACCAGATAGCGGAGAGCCTCATCCCATTTCTGTTGCTGATCGCAGTGTACATCACGAAAAGCCATCGGAGCAAGCCCATATTTGTCTGCTCTCTTGCGGTGTTCCAAGAGGCCATGATCTCTATTACGCGGGCCAACTCGCCATTGCCATCCTTTCTGGCGGAGGATCAAGCCGATTATTTACAGAGGTCCGCGAAAAACGCGGCCTGGCCTATAGTGTGTCGGCTTTTTATCAGGCATACCGCGGCGGTGGTCTGATGGCTGTTTATGCAGGCACGACTGCTGATCGCGCCCAGGAGACTCTGGATGTCTGCCAATCGGAACTCGCGCGATTGCGCCGCGATGTCACTGCCGAAGAACTCGTCCGAGCCAAGACAGTGCTCAAGGGCCGCCTTTTTACCATTGGCGATTTGCCCGAGGGCCGCGCTGGAGGTATCATCGAAGATTTATTTCTCGAGGGTCGCGTGAGAACGATTGACGAAATCGCCGCCGGTATTGATGCCGTTACCCTCGATCAGATTCCGCAGTATATTGAGACTTTTTCCTCAACACCTGGAACATTATTGGTTTTAGGTCCTCGACCACTGGATAGCTAA
- a CDS encoding 4-hydroxy-tetrahydrodipicolinate synthase, giving the protein MLKGCHTALITPLTANHALDQDGLEKLVAFQISEGIDGLLACGTTAESPTLSSDEQSLITRVVCSQAREQCRAIGGAGSNSTAKTLKAAEYAAQVGADSILLVDPYYNGPSSLEIRKEYVEPVARAFPELDMIPYVIPGRSGTKLLPEDLGILYSEYKNVNTVKEATGDLDNMARTRECCGDAFSIMSGDDDKTFDMMSSDQIDAAGVISVISNVAPGPVTKMVHALQSEDMAEADRLHAALKPLFGMVGVVSEEQTPYGVTEVKARNPLPVKTLMNILGMPAGPCRQPLGKMNRAGLDIVLGIAREVQANNPEVFAPVASFFGTDIAQRLNDDSVMEGLAY; this is encoded by the coding sequence ATGTTGAAAGGATGTCATACAGCCTTAATCACACCCCTGACTGCCAACCATGCCCTGGACCAGGACGGTCTGGAAAAACTGGTGGCATTTCAGATTTCTGAAGGGATTGATGGCCTTTTGGCCTGCGGCACAACGGCTGAAAGCCCAACCCTGAGCAGTGATGAACAAAGCTTGATCACACGCGTAGTGTGCAGCCAGGCCCGAGAGCAGTGCCGCGCCATTGGAGGGGCAGGCAGCAACTCCACGGCAAAAACCTTAAAAGCGGCTGAATACGCCGCGCAAGTAGGCGCGGACTCCATCCTGCTCGTCGATCCTTATTACAACGGACCAAGTTCTCTGGAAATTCGCAAAGAATACGTCGAACCCGTGGCCCGTGCATTTCCCGAATTGGACATGATCCCCTATGTCATCCCCGGGCGATCCGGCACGAAATTGCTTCCAGAAGACCTCGGCATCTTGTATTCCGAATACAAAAATGTGAACACCGTGAAAGAGGCCACAGGCGACCTGGACAATATGGCGCGCACCCGCGAATGTTGTGGCGATGCGTTTTCTATCATGTCGGGTGACGACGACAAAACATTTGACATGATGAGCAGCGACCAGATTGACGCAGCGGGTGTAATCAGCGTAATATCCAATGTGGCACCCGGTCCTGTGACAAAAATGGTACACGCCCTCCAAAGCGAAGATATGGCCGAAGCAGACCGCCTGCATGCCGCACTGAAACCCTTATTTGGTATGGTCGGCGTTGTATCCGAAGAACAAACACCTTACGGTGTAACAGAAGTCAAGGCGCGCAATCCATTGCCGGTTAAAACACTGATGAATATTTTGGGCATGCCGGCCGGACCGTGTCGCCAGCCATTGGGAAAAATGAACCGCGCTGGACTGGATATCGTGCTGGGCATTGCCCGCGAAGTACAGGCCAATAACCCGGAGGTATTCGCGCCCGTAGCGTCATTTTTTGGTACAGATATAGCGCAACGCCTGAACGATGATTCGGTAATGGAAGGACTGGCGTATTGA
- a CDS encoding phytanoyl-CoA dioxygenase family protein — MATIDAIQYSAPTDEARAFYDENGYIVIKNAIEPIGLDRVRRAFDRREAETLAEREEELRLGKFRNGYGNGPHAHTIRPDFDTDETILDLANNPSVIPYVENIVGPDYQVMEMLYHNHHAGTAAHTNWHRDWPPWMHPQYTLKIKVFYFIDDQTEDMGCFSLVPGTHTNPDYPPKEDYSGDALETMPNMEKMALNAGDAVLWNVVCWHTGCANTSAMDRRIVIYGYMPFFVKKWIANSPPQSIVDWADTPQKRQLMGIHCVAGRRSWDRTDVPYLPEHEAIAMAKNL, encoded by the coding sequence ATGGCAACAATCGATGCAATACAATATTCGGCACCAACCGATGAGGCGCGCGCTTTTTACGATGAAAATGGATATATCGTGATTAAAAATGCTATTGAACCCATTGGTCTGGATCGGGTGCGGCGGGCTTTTGACCGCCGCGAGGCAGAAACGCTCGCAGAGCGGGAAGAAGAACTTCGGCTCGGCAAGTTCCGAAATGGCTATGGCAATGGGCCGCACGCGCATACTATTCGCCCGGATTTTGATACAGATGAGACCATTCTCGATCTGGCTAATAATCCCAGTGTTATTCCCTATGTGGAAAATATTGTCGGTCCGGATTATCAAGTGATGGAAATGCTCTATCACAATCACCATGCGGGTACAGCCGCCCACACGAACTGGCACAGAGACTGGCCGCCCTGGATGCATCCGCAATATACGCTCAAGATTAAGGTTTTTTATTTTATCGACGATCAGACCGAAGACATGGGATGCTTTTCACTGGTACCTGGCACGCACACAAATCCGGATTATCCGCCCAAAGAAGACTATTCGGGAGATGCCCTGGAAACCATGCCCAATATGGAGAAGATGGCTCTCAATGCCGGCGATGCCGTGCTGTGGAACGTGGTCTGCTGGCATACGGGCTGTGCCAATACCAGTGCGATGGATCGGCGCATCGTTATTTATGGTTATATGCCCTTTTTTGTGAAAAAGTGGATCGCCAATTCGCCGCCGCAAAGCATTGTCGATTGGGCCGATACCCCCCAAAAACGACAACTGATGGGTATTCACTGTGTCGCTGGCAGGCGCAGTTGGGATCGCACAGATGTGCCCTATCTGCCCGAACACGAAGCTATTGCAATGGCGAAGAATTTATAA
- the dnaJ gene encoding molecular chaperone DnaJ, whose protein sequence is MAKRDYYEILDVDRGASEDEIKKAYRKHALKYHPDRNKDNPQAEELFKEGAEAYEVLMDAQKRQAYDRFGHEAVSGNFRGGGFQWSDFSHAGDFQDIFSNLDEIFGGGIFGDLFGQRSPRRSNRGEDLRISISLTLEEIAEGAQKTIRLSRLENCDTCSGSGAKPGSSPVTCDMCGGVGQIRQATRSLFGQFVNVTTCPQCNGNGNVVRERCGSCQGQGRVKKQKDLSVNIPAGISEGNYIPLRGQGNAGPNGGPAGDCMVFVEEEEHDHFERHGNDIVYDLPISFSQAALGADIEVPTLTGRVSMKIPAGTQSGRIFRLRGKGIPELDGYRTGDQLVRVMVWTPEKLSREEEELFARLAKLENIQPPEGGKGFFERFKEAFGG, encoded by the coding sequence ATGGCCAAAAGAGATTATTACGAGATATTGGATGTGGATCGCGGGGCTTCGGAAGATGAGATTAAGAAAGCTTATCGCAAGCACGCGCTGAAATATCACCCGGATCGCAATAAAGACAATCCACAGGCTGAGGAATTGTTCAAAGAAGGTGCCGAGGCTTACGAAGTGCTGATGGATGCACAAAAACGGCAGGCGTATGACCGGTTTGGACACGAGGCAGTCAGCGGTAACTTCCGGGGCGGCGGCTTTCAGTGGTCGGACTTTTCGCACGCCGGTGATTTTCAAGATATTTTTTCCAATCTGGATGAGATCTTTGGTGGAGGCATTTTTGGCGATTTGTTCGGCCAGCGTAGCCCACGGCGGTCAAATCGCGGCGAAGATTTGAGGATTTCGATCAGTCTGACGTTAGAGGAGATTGCCGAGGGTGCTCAAAAAACCATTCGGCTGTCGCGGTTGGAGAACTGCGATACGTGTAGCGGTTCCGGGGCAAAGCCGGGAAGTTCTCCCGTAACCTGCGATATGTGTGGTGGTGTGGGACAGATTCGGCAGGCCACGCGCTCTCTGTTTGGGCAGTTTGTCAATGTCACAACTTGCCCGCAGTGCAATGGCAATGGGAACGTGGTACGCGAGCGATGTGGCAGTTGTCAGGGTCAGGGGCGAGTGAAGAAGCAGAAAGACCTTTCGGTCAATATCCCCGCTGGGATTTCCGAGGGCAATTATATTCCCCTGCGAGGGCAGGGCAATGCCGGGCCAAATGGCGGACCAGCGGGCGATTGTATGGTTTTTGTTGAAGAAGAGGAACACGACCATTTTGAAAGACACGGCAACGATATTGTGTATGATTTACCCATCAGTTTTAGTCAGGCAGCCCTGGGGGCAGATATAGAAGTGCCAACGCTGACTGGTCGCGTGAGTATGAAGATTCCCGCGGGAACACAATCGGGGCGGATTTTTAGATTGCGCGGCAAGGGTATTCCCGAATTGGATGGATATCGCACGGGAGATCAACTCGTGCGCGTGATGGTCTGGACGCCGGAAAAATTGAGCAGGGAAGAAGAAGAATTATTTGCCAGGTTGGCCAAATTGGAAAACATACAGCCACCAGAGGGTGGAAAAGGTTTTTTTGAGCGCTTTAAAGAAGCGTTTGGAGGATAG